A genomic stretch from Coffea arabica cultivar ET-39 chromosome 10c, Coffea Arabica ET-39 HiFi, whole genome shotgun sequence includes:
- the LOC113713884 gene encoding uncharacterized protein — MDEVYEPRYTFRVSQPTDVIFPANMPSDGFLMQFMVDDRYENLYYSSVENLWKFYNITPGPVHTNIAFLTSREQLASENSDWEYISNMLLQASIPIHVHTAIIPQIDECAISMANELANASPKLLPILVEITKWSSVDITPYLVAEGYDIRDANVLDMEDYLLLAQVQSISMDENDQPRPASATRNITTSGMLKKVKAEAADRTEACVICLEEFPNGLEVTQMPCKHVFHGECILQWLNYGSRCPLCRSEIPIDPPTN; from the coding sequence ATGGATGAAGTATATGAGCCGCGATACACATTCAGAGTGAGCCAACCAACTGATGTGATCTTCCCTGCAAACATGCCATCAGATGGGTTTCTCATGCAGTTCATGGTTGATGATAGGTACGAGAACCTCTACTATTCCTCAGTTGAAAATCTTTGGAAGTTCTATAACATCACCCCAGGTCCTGTGCATACAAATATAGCGTTCCTCACCTCTCGTGAGCAACTTGCATCAGAGAATAGTGATTGGGAATATATTTCCAACATGCTACTGCAAGCGAGCATCCCCATTCACGTACACACAGCCATAATACCACAAATTGATGAATGTGCAATCTCCATGGCAAATGAACTTGCTAATGCAAGTCCAAAGCTCCTGCCAATTCTAGTAGAAATTACCAAATGGAGTTCTGTTGATATTACTCCATATTTAGTAGCAGAAGGCTATGATATCCGCGATGCTAATGTTTTGGATATGGAGGATTATCTATTGCTAGCCCAAGTCCAAAGTATTTCGATGGATGAAAATGACCAGCCAAGGCCTGCTTCAGCTACCAGAAATATCACCACCAGTGGAATGTTGAAGAAGGTAAAGGCTGAGGCTGCTGATAGGACCGAAGCTTGTGTAATTTGTCTCGAAGAATTCCCTAATGGCTTGGAAGTAACTCAAATGCCATGCAAGCATGTGTTTCATGGAGAATGCATTCTTCAATGGTTGAATTATGGAAGCCGGTGTCCCTTATGCCGATCTGAGATTCCTATTGATCCTCCTACCAACTAA